A segment of the Streptomyces sp. Tu 2975 genome:
GTACGCGCAGCCGAGCCTGCCGGGCAGGACGGTGACGCGGGGCGGTTCGCCGCCGGGCGGGGGCTGGGGCACGAAGCTCTCGTCGATCCCGCCGGCGGGCTTCTCCGTCGGGCAGGGGCTCCGGGGCTCGGACGGCGAGGGTTCCACGGCGATGTCCTGCGGCCGCACGGGCTCCTCGGCGGTGGGGGACGCGGAGGGGCCCGGCTCCTGCGAGGGGTCGGGCCGGGTGCCGCCGGGCACGGGCACGGTCGCCAGCAGGGCGTCCTGTCCGTCGGCCGGCCGGCAGTCGACGGGGGGCAGCGCCGCCGGCTGCGTCTCCTCACCTGTCTGCGGCCGCAGTTCCAGTCTCATGGCGCCCGCGGTGAAGGTGATGTCGCCGGGGGCGGTGACGGTCACGGAGGGGACGGCGCCGCTGTGTTCGAGCACCAGGTCACCCGAGGCGTCCGGTACGGGGACGGCCGGCGCGGCCAGAGCTCCCCAACGGGCTTCGGCGGTACGCCCTTTCTGCGCGACCAGCACGGTGAGATCGGCAAGACCGGCGACGGCCGTCGTGCCCTCCGGCAGCACGCCTTCGAGGGCGGCCGGCCCGATCGTCAGCCGCACGGCCGGTCCACCGGGCCGGACGGGCCGGTTCACCACGCCCGCGTCGGGAAAGGTGCCGATGATCGCGGCGGTCACGGTATGTGTTCCCGACGGGAATGCGCACTCGTAGGCCACGCTTACATCGGTGTCCTGCGCCCGGGCGGCAGAACCGGGACCTGCCAGAATTCCCGCGACCAATCCCGCGGCGCCGAGAAAGGCGACACGGGAAATGCGAGGAGGACGTTTCGCAACGCCCGTCATGGTGCCCCCCATTGACTGGTGTTCGGCCTTTGTTGCCGGGGATATCGATCCGCTCGGAGATCCGCCGCGGGAACCCCGCGCCCGGGGGACCGGGTCACGGGGCGGGCCGCGCGGCTGCCGGCGGGTGTCAGTCCGGGGAGATCGTGTGGCTGCCCGAGACC
Coding sequences within it:
- a CDS encoding DUF6801 domain-containing protein is translated as MGGTMTGVAKRPPRISRVAFLGAAGLVAGILAGPGSAARAQDTDVSVAYECAFPSGTHTVTAAIIGTFPDAGVVNRPVRPGGPAVRLTIGPAALEGVLPEGTTAVAGLADLTVLVAQKGRTAEARWGALAAPAVPVPDASGDLVLEHSGAVPSVTVTAPGDITFTAGAMRLELRPQTGEETQPAALPPVDCRPADGQDALLATVPVPGGTRPDPSQEPGPSASPTAEEPVRPQDIAVEPSPSEPRSPCPTEKPAGGIDESFVPQPPPGGEPPRVTVLPGRLGCAYAVGFANVEKLGGAMIVNDPSDAPRFINVLAVTRSVSRPGTRPGGSYFRADSYGELPLPDATSTFLTFGFQPVTAKVEFTNGPVTISTGTIGSPPNRVNFAQAGFYQSLRVYDVEVNGTPLDVGPACRTARPYRVVLHGKFPDYENVFKGGPMRGTVTIPEFSGCGTGGEDLDQLFSASLSGPENLIAMRQGPLCIPNSPNNECPPTIPSLPGQES